One genomic window of Candidatus Zixiibacteriota bacterium includes the following:
- a CDS encoding radical SAM protein has product MRKLKIGIIDLVTKSPRPGMWARVMNANFASIMPQVVAVWCEEKGHDVTLVCHTGSAGVLKQLPENQDIVFIGAFTQAAQLSYALSRMLQSRGAITVLGGPHARCYPEDARRYFDYVLGFTDKTVIDDVLRDCCKHRPLGVHLSAQRQPDTLPGVRERWKFVEATLQQAPLIKIVPMIASLGCPYTCSFCIDAAVPYQEMSLEVMKDDLRFLLTKFKRPHVGWHDPNFGVRFDSCLNAIEEAVPPDSIDFVAESSLSLLSEDHVRRLQRNGFKALLPGIESWFDMGAKSKTGTDTGMAKVRKVSEHVNMILRYIPYVQANFVLGLDTDHGAEPFELTKQFLDLSPGAFPAFSLLTSFGRAADLNFDYLRAGRVLPFPFHFLNNNHAMNVRVKNYTWPDFYDQVIDLSHYAFSGRAIRRRFTANRTMIPKTLNVLRAISTEGAGRIKYYRAVRDRLSADRSFRAYFDQESLQLPDFYMNRLRGELGHLWDWLPPGAVHHDPYDDLKSSGNGYKGNGLVGVAAAATVDSGAVDRA; this is encoded by the coding sequence GTGCGCAAACTCAAAATCGGCATCATCGATCTGGTGACAAAATCACCGCGTCCCGGCATGTGGGCGCGCGTGATGAACGCCAACTTCGCGAGCATTATGCCGCAGGTGGTCGCGGTCTGGTGCGAAGAGAAGGGGCACGATGTGACTTTAGTCTGTCACACCGGGTCGGCCGGCGTCCTCAAGCAGCTTCCCGAAAACCAGGACATCGTATTTATCGGAGCGTTCACCCAGGCGGCGCAGTTGTCATACGCGTTAAGCCGCATGCTGCAATCGCGCGGCGCGATCACCGTGCTCGGCGGGCCGCACGCCCGATGTTATCCCGAGGATGCCCGCCGGTATTTCGATTACGTACTTGGTTTTACCGACAAGACCGTCATCGACGACGTATTGCGCGACTGCTGCAAACATCGGCCGCTCGGTGTTCACCTCTCGGCGCAACGCCAGCCCGACACGTTGCCGGGCGTTCGCGAACGGTGGAAATTCGTCGAGGCGACGCTCCAGCAGGCCCCGCTCATCAAAATCGTGCCGATGATCGCCAGTTTGGGCTGCCCTTACACCTGCAGTTTCTGCATCGATGCCGCGGTTCCGTATCAGGAGATGAGTCTGGAGGTCATGAAGGATGATCTCCGATTCCTGCTGACCAAGTTCAAGCGACCGCACGTCGGATGGCACGATCCCAATTTTGGTGTTCGATTCGATTCTTGCCTCAACGCCATCGAGGAAGCCGTCCCGCCCGACAGCATCGATTTCGTTGCGGAGAGCAGTCTCTCCCTGTTGTCGGAAGATCACGTGCGCCGCCTGCAGCGCAACGGATTCAAGGCGCTCTTGCCGGGGATCGAGTCGTGGTTCGACATGGGCGCCAAATCCAAGACCGGCACCGACACCGGCATGGCGAAAGTCCGCAAGGTCTCCGAACATGTCAACATGATTCTCCGGTACATTCCGTATGTTCAGGCCAACTTTGTGCTCGGCCTGGACACTGATCACGGCGCCGAGCCCTTTGAGCTGACCAAACAATTTCTCGATCTGTCGCCCGGCGCTTTCCCGGCATTCTCGCTGCTGACCTCATTCGGCCGCGCCGCCGACCTCAACTTCGACTACTTGCGCGCGGGGCGTGTCTTGCCGTTTCCGTTTCATTTCCTCAACAACAACCACGCCATGAACGTCCGCGTGAAGAACTACACATGGCCGGACTTTTATGATCAGGTTATCGACTTGAGCCATTACGCGTTTTCGGGGCGCGCGATCCGACGACGGTTCACCGCGAATCGCACAATGATTCCTAAGACGCTCAATGTCTTACGGGCGATATCGACCGAAGGCGCGGGACGAATCAAATACTATCGGGCGGTCCGCGACCGCTTGTCTGCCGACAGAAGCTTCCGCGCGTATTTCGATCAGGAATCCCTGCAATTGCCAGACTTCTACATGAATCGCCTGCGAGGCGAACTCGGCCATCTCTGGGACTGGCTGCCGCCGGGCGCAGTCCACCATGATCCCTACGATGACCTGAAATCGAGCGGCAACGGGTATAAGGGCAATGGGTTGGTCGGTGTGGCAGCCGCGGCCACTGTGGATTCCGGCGCCGTTGACCGCGCGTAG